The DNA region ATGAAAACGGAGTAATCCTGACCGTAAACACAGACTTCAAACGGATGTTAGGGTATCCTGAGCGCACTGTATTCCAGGGGAAAAATCTTGGCGAATTACCAATATTCAAGCGGTATCCCCGCCACGATATCAAATCGGCAGTCCGGCACTTTCACCAGATACAGGGCATCCCGGTGATGCTCCTTTCAAAAGACGGGCAGGAAATTTCGTTTATCGAAGATGTGAGGATGATTATGGACACTGGGCAGCAGGATGTGGTGTATGAATCGCGGTTCCGGTATAATCCTGGAGCATGCGACGTGATTCTCCCGGATGATGCAGGAGATATTCGAGACCCGTGGGGTACGGTGCCCCGGGAATACCGTTCAACTCAGTAAAATTTTTCCATTTTTTCATCTGTCAGAGGTTAGGAGGGATGAACCATGAAGAACATAACATCGCACAATAAAACAAAAGCAATTTGGGAACATTTATTAGACTCCGGTGGATATTCT from Candidatus Neomarinimicrobiota bacterium includes:
- a CDS encoding PAS domain-containing protein, with amino-acid sequence MKTGTYRTDENGVILTVNTDFKRMLGYPERTVFQGKNLGELPIFKRYPRHDIKSAVRHFHQIQGIPVMLLSKDGQEISFIEDVRMIMDTGQQDVVYESRFRYNPGACDVILPDDAGDIRDPWGTVPREYRSTQ